One window from the genome of Archaeoglobaceae archaeon encodes:
- a CDS encoding UPF0058 family protein has translation MSGQFGKEEIVHLHLLLFQIKKFFESVGIENEYFHEYDSMKILPVQIFRQKVEHRDAIMKLCYGIMKAIGREEELERVCQAVKGIAIAEH, from the coding sequence ATGTCCGGGCAATTTGGAAAGGAAGAGATTGTGCATCTCCATCTTCTTCTGTTTCAGATAAAAAAGTTTTTCGAGTCGGTTGGCATCGAAAACGAGTATTTCCACGAATACGATTCGATGAAAATCCTGCCCGTGCAGATTTTCAGGCAGAAGGTTGAGCATAGAGATGCCATAATGAAGCTCTGCTATGGCATAATGAAAGCTATTGGCAGAGAAGAAGAACTTGAAAGAGTTTGTCAGGCGGTTAAGGGAATTGCGATTGCAGAACATTAG
- a CDS encoding DEAD/DEAH box helicase, translated as MLEDLFCPKCKRLKKRCICGGTVRDRNLELLKRNYKEFLKPIFDCNDPIVFYDVFQPFDEVPTEPIEFLPIALQKALKSRGIEKLYPFQKKAIELLRNGKNVVITAPTGFGKTEAFTIPMLERVSEGKAMVFYPTKALARDQELKIKHYAESVGLKAVRFDGDSTPEERRAVLSGSADIVLTNPDMVDFHLRNTPAFRSFARQIVFVAVDELHVYTGFFGSNMHYLIKRLSRFADFQIACASATLSNAKEFAEELFEREFIHVHGEHRKTPLNFIMRECGSVYSAILDIVRSYPHKKILIFGNSYKTVETINWMLRKAGINSAVHKSGLTKDARDNVEKDFRDGKLKVVVATPTLELGIDIGDVDIVLSELVPYAQFLQRIGRAGRRGQESIGVLLLRSDDPISSFYKSNPKDYFLNEANGYVEKKNEEVMKFQTLSMIVEKPTKAEEIDQTLLKYLISEGYVKLGNYLSVTEKGHSFIRSFSMRGIGDRVKMICEGKDLGERVLPIAIKELYPNALIIHDGRKYRSKSLNLAELYAELEPAEGEEITDPLYNSIPRIIQIEESIKEPVNAIYTTLEVTISVYGYIKRDLFKEKKSVYYLDEPVEYSYRTKGFVFSCPFPEFEEQEDFFAGSFHALEHVLIESSNALTGGGSREMGGISTPEGDIFVYDATIGGNGLSKLLFRKLKRGFEIALQILENCECKRVDGCPRCTYSYQCGNNNKPLNKNGAKEAIKLILSGERRETNWKKYMESADFRYFP; from the coding sequence GTGCTCGAAGATCTTTTCTGTCCCAAGTGCAAGAGGCTCAAGAAGAGGTGTATTTGCGGAGGCACGGTGAGGGACAGAAATCTGGAATTGCTGAAGAGGAATTATAAGGAATTTTTGAAGCCAATTTTTGATTGCAATGATCCGATCGTTTTTTACGATGTTTTCCAGCCATTCGACGAAGTCCCAACTGAACCCATTGAGTTTTTACCGATAGCATTGCAGAAAGCACTCAAGAGCAGGGGAATTGAAAAGCTTTATCCTTTCCAGAAAAAAGCTATAGAACTGCTCAGAAATGGTAAAAATGTCGTAATCACCGCTCCAACTGGTTTCGGAAAAACTGAAGCCTTCACGATTCCGATGCTTGAAAGAGTTTCTGAAGGCAAGGCAATGGTCTTTTATCCTACAAAAGCCCTTGCCAGGGATCAGGAGCTGAAGATAAAACACTACGCAGAAAGCGTTGGACTGAAGGCTGTGCGATTCGACGGAGACTCAACTCCAGAAGAGAGAAGAGCGGTTCTCAGCGGTTCAGCTGACATCGTGCTTACAAATCCTGACATGGTTGATTTTCATCTCCGCAACACTCCCGCATTTCGCTCCTTTGCAAGGCAAATTGTATTCGTTGCGGTTGACGAGCTTCACGTCTACACAGGCTTTTTTGGCTCAAACATGCATTATTTGATTAAAAGGCTGTCAAGATTTGCAGATTTTCAGATTGCCTGCGCTTCTGCAACGCTTTCCAATGCAAAAGAATTTGCAGAAGAGCTTTTTGAGAGGGAATTCATTCATGTTCATGGAGAGCACAGAAAAACTCCATTGAACTTCATAATGCGGGAATGCGGTAGCGTATATTCCGCAATTCTCGATATAGTTCGTTCTTATCCTCATAAGAAGATTTTGATCTTTGGAAACAGCTACAAGACTGTGGAGACAATAAACTGGATGCTGAGAAAAGCGGGAATCAACTCAGCGGTTCATAAAAGTGGTTTAACGAAAGATGCCCGAGACAATGTCGAGAAAGATTTTAGGGATGGGAAGCTAAAGGTGGTTGTTGCAACGCCAACGCTTGAGCTTGGCATAGACATTGGAGATGTCGATATTGTGCTTTCAGAACTCGTCCCTTATGCTCAATTTTTGCAGAGAATTGGTAGGGCGGGGAGAAGGGGGCAGGAAAGCATCGGAGTGCTTTTGCTACGCTCAGATGATCCGATTTCGAGTTTTTACAAAAGTAATCCTAAGGACTACTTCCTAAATGAGGCAAATGGCTACGTTGAGAAGAAGAACGAGGAGGTTATGAAGTTTCAGACTCTCTCGATGATCGTAGAGAAGCCAACTAAAGCTGAAGAGATCGATCAAACCCTATTGAAATATCTGATCTCTGAAGGCTATGTTAAGCTTGGAAATTATCTTTCGGTAACAGAAAAAGGTCATAGCTTCATTCGAAGTTTTTCAATGCGTGGAATTGGCGATAGGGTGAAGATGATCTGCGAGGGCAAAGATCTTGGCGAGAGGGTTTTGCCAATAGCGATCAAAGAACTTTATCCAAATGCACTCATAATCCACGATGGCAGAAAGTATAGATCAAAGTCTCTGAACTTGGCAGAGCTTTACGCTGAGCTTGAGCCTGCTGAAGGCGAAGAAATAACGGATCCACTTTACAACTCGATTCCGAGAATTATTCAGATCGAAGAAAGCATAAAAGAGCCTGTAAACGCTATCTATACGACACTTGAAGTAACGATCTCTGTTTACGGATACATAAAGCGTGATCTGTTCAAAGAGAAAAAGAGCGTTTATTACCTTGATGAGCCGGTGGAGTATTCCTATAGGACGAAAGGTTTCGTCTTTTCATGTCCCTTCCCGGAATTCGAAGAGCAAGAAGATTTCTTCGCGGGGAGCTTTCATGCTCTTGAGCACGTGCTCATTGAGTCAAGCAACGCTTTAACGGGAGGCGGTAGCAGAGAAATGGGTGGCATTTCAACTCCAGAAGGGGATATTTTTGTCTATGATGCCACCATTGGAGGCAATGGACTGAGCAAACTCCTATTCAGAAAGCTTAAAAGGGGTTTTGAGATTGCACTTCAGATTCTCGAGAATTGTGAGTGCAAACGTGTTGATGGATGCCCAAGATGCACCTATAGCTACCAGTGCGGTAATAACAACAAGCCTTTGAACAAAAATGGTGCTAAAGAGGCGATCAAGCTTATACTCAGCGGAGAGAGAAGGGAAACAAACTGGAAAAAATATATGGAATCTGCGGATTTTCGCTACTTCCCCTAA
- a CDS encoding aldehyde dehydrogenase family protein, with amino-acid sequence MLKPLVPENSDFIEKEVNGAKTLEVSKKALQSLISGSGKIQNLLSRTPIEDRLRTISELGKIWLEKLEQGSLKPLISRTSALTGYSEKMVEFEFSLIPSVFDYKALKKNIEASFGTELKALESFFQIEDGEYIRYLPKGPVFIIGSGNSSIPALIPTVISLLTGNFTILKPSVVNYEVIFSVFSYLKELETEFASKMLQAFVLSYFTHNSESLNYLLTEAKLGVVNFWGAGEARDQICQLVAKNPNRPEILINGPLTGVAVIDEDNFNEKTAEALAKNVVLYDQQLCSSPTVAFLVGKYENAKDFLRLLAKNLDRIGMELPMKASDSYIYLLQKVKRALIFKGAFLESSKTPENPWTVVLSKKTSLFEDHFDLYPEFSIFVRRRFIEMVLLDDYFEIVEWVRKIPKLRSYSGVDGVQTVGIAVKPEVKNSLLEELASSVHRIVPIEDMFMRSPLEPYDGILFPRAFTKPVYYREKTMV; translated from the coding sequence ATGTTGAAGCCACTTGTTCCAGAGAATTCTGATTTTATAGAGAAAGAGGTAAATGGAGCAAAGACATTGGAAGTAAGCAAAAAAGCTCTGCAAAGTTTGATTTCTGGGAGCGGGAAAATCCAAAATTTGCTATCCAGAACTCCAATAGAGGATAGGCTTAGAACGATTTCTGAGTTGGGAAAAATTTGGCTTGAAAAACTTGAGCAAGGCTCTTTGAAACCTCTGATAAGCAGAACTTCCGCTCTAACGGGATACAGCGAGAAAATGGTGGAATTTGAGTTCTCCTTAATTCCCTCAGTTTTTGATTATAAGGCGCTAAAAAAGAATATTGAAGCATCTTTTGGCACCGAATTAAAGGCTCTTGAATCCTTTTTTCAAATAGAAGATGGGGAATACATTCGATATTTACCAAAAGGACCAGTCTTTATAATTGGATCTGGAAACTCCTCGATTCCCGCCTTAATACCCACAGTGATTTCCCTTCTAACGGGTAATTTTACAATCCTGAAACCGTCGGTTGTTAACTATGAAGTGATTTTCTCCGTTTTTTCCTATTTGAAAGAATTAGAGACAGAATTTGCAAGCAAAATGCTCCAAGCATTTGTTTTGAGCTATTTCACGCACAACAGCGAGTCTTTGAATTATCTCCTAACTGAGGCTAAGTTAGGAGTGGTTAACTTTTGGGGCGCGGGGGAGGCGAGAGACCAGATCTGTCAGCTTGTAGCAAAAAATCCAAATCGTCCAGAGATTCTCATAAACGGTCCATTGACGGGAGTTGCTGTGATTGATGAAGACAACTTCAATGAAAAAACTGCAGAAGCTTTGGCTAAAAATGTGGTGTTATACGATCAGCAACTTTGCAGTTCTCCAACAGTTGCTTTTCTTGTAGGAAAATACGAAAATGCAAAAGACTTTTTAAGGCTTCTGGCTAAAAATCTCGACAGAATCGGCATGGAGTTGCCTATGAAGGCAAGTGACTCATATATCTACCTGCTTCAAAAAGTAAAAAGGGCGTTAATTTTCAAGGGGGCATTTTTGGAATCTTCAAAAACCCCAGAAAACCCTTGGACTGTAGTTTTATCAAAGAAAACGAGTCTTTTTGAAGATCACTTCGATTTATATCCGGAATTCTCTATATTTGTGCGTAGAAGATTCATTGAAATGGTCCTTCTTGACGATTATTTCGAAATTGTGGAATGGGTGAGGAAAATACCAAAACTTCGATCCTACAGTGGCGTTGATGGAGTCCAGACAGTTGGTATTGCGGTTAAACCTGAAGTTAAAAATTCCCTATTAGAGGAGCTTGCAAGCTCGGTTCATCGAATAGTTCCAATAGAGGACATGTTCATGAGAAGTCCATTAGAGCCATACGATGGTATTCTATTTCCCCGAGCCTTTACAAAGCCTGTTTATTATAGAGAAAAGACAATGGTGTAG
- a CDS encoding NAD-dependent epimerase/dehydratase family protein translates to MEKILVTGASGFLGGHLTRKLADEGYNVFAMVRKTSDTSRLEGIDKRYADLLDYESLKEATKGVDIVIHLGAYYTFYGKKELYQKINVEGTKNLLEAVLKNGVKRFIYCSTTEVIGPVKNPPADESMPPNPEYEYGKSKLKAEQLVRSYASKGIEFTILRPSGIYGPYNVDDVSYWFITSFAKNSLATKFIVSSGENLIQFVHVSDVVNGFLLAIEKQNSVNQTYIISEDKAYTYNQVYRILAEILGREAPKFHIPVFMAKAMIFPVELANRILGRENFMWHVKTVDSITKDRAYSIEKAKRELGYRPKYDLKTGLKETVDWYRENGFI, encoded by the coding sequence ATGGAGAAAATTCTCGTTACTGGGGCTTCTGGATTTCTTGGTGGACATCTAACGAGAAAATTGGCTGATGAAGGATACAATGTTTTTGCCATGGTTCGAAAAACCAGCGATACGTCGCGACTTGAGGGAATTGATAAGAGATATGCGGATTTGTTGGACTACGAATCTCTGAAAGAAGCTACCAAAGGCGTCGATATAGTAATTCATCTTGGAGCATACTACACCTTCTATGGCAAAAAGGAGCTTTACCAGAAGATAAACGTTGAGGGGACGAAGAATTTGCTTGAAGCGGTGCTAAAAAATGGAGTTAAACGCTTTATTTACTGTAGCACTACCGAAGTCATAGGACCCGTAAAAAATCCTCCAGCAGATGAGAGCATGCCACCCAATCCAGAATACGAATATGGGAAGTCAAAGCTAAAAGCAGAGCAACTTGTGAGGAGTTATGCAAGCAAGGGCATTGAGTTTACAATTCTAAGACCTTCTGGAATATATGGTCCATACAATGTCGATGACGTTTCCTACTGGTTCATAACATCGTTTGCAAAAAATTCTCTCGCAACAAAGTTCATCGTCTCGAGCGGTGAGAATTTAATTCAGTTTGTTCATGTTTCCGATGTCGTAAATGGCTTCCTATTAGCAATTGAAAAACAAAATTCGGTAAATCAGACTTATATTATAAGCGAGGATAAAGCTTACACCTACAACCAAGTTTACAGGATCCTTGCAGAAATTTTAGGAAGAGAGGCACCGAAATTCCATATACCAGTTTTTATGGCGAAGGCTATGATCTTCCCAGTCGAATTGGCAAACAGAATTCTTGGAAGAGAGAACTTCATGTGGCATGTAAAAACTGTGGATTCCATAACCAAAGATAGAGCTTACTCGATAGAGAAGGCAAAAAGAGAGCTTGGATACAGACCAAAATACGATTTAAAGACTGGATTGAAAGAGACTGTTGATTGGTATAGGGAGAATGGTTTTATTTAG
- a CDS encoding PAS domain-containing sensor histidine kinase translates to MQNKTDNNILITLIGLWIAILGIWAFIYFSRPNMNFDVEDVFIEGLLFILALFLLFLIRNFKPLILGWGIFTLALGIDLLDEFILDPEFFGTFVEGILKASGLILLFAGGIKFVGKLQERGATAEENLEWFRKLVDLTPVPCIVYTEGKFVYVNKAVEEATGYTKDELLRGIFWELFDEEEKEKMREVMRKRLSGEPVEPYLLRVKRKDGSYRILKAFGVSDIWQGKRFGIVAFADVTQLEEERKRNEELSRMISLINRILRHDTLNALTTALTYMEIYKDTGEETFCHNVRSQIERAVNIVKNLKNFEEVVKLGELKIMSVKSVAEEVAKGFGIPISIEGDCEVVADDGLRVIFENIFQNAVQHAETERVEVKIKKSGTYAEIRIADFGKGIPDEVKPRIFEEGFTYGEKASTGLGLYIVKRLVERYSGEIKVEDNKPKGTVFVIRLRAVEK, encoded by the coding sequence ATGCAAAATAAAACCGATAATAATATCCTCATCACGCTAATTGGACTATGGATTGCTATTTTAGGGATTTGGGCTTTTATATACTTTTCACGCCCCAACATGAATTTTGATGTTGAAGATGTCTTTATTGAGGGGCTTCTGTTCATACTCGCACTTTTTCTGCTTTTCTTAATTCGGAATTTCAAGCCATTAATTCTTGGCTGGGGGATTTTCACTCTTGCACTTGGCATCGACTTGCTTGATGAGTTCATTCTTGATCCAGAATTTTTTGGAACTTTCGTTGAGGGCATTCTTAAGGCATCTGGCTTAATACTGCTATTTGCTGGAGGAATTAAATTCGTTGGTAAACTTCAGGAAAGAGGGGCTACTGCGGAAGAGAACCTTGAATGGTTCAGAAAGCTTGTCGATCTAACACCTGTGCCTTGTATCGTTTACACCGAAGGAAAATTTGTTTACGTTAACAAAGCTGTGGAAGAAGCAACAGGCTACACGAAGGATGAACTTTTGCGCGGAATTTTCTGGGAGCTCTTTGATGAAGAAGAAAAGGAAAAGATGAGAGAAGTAATGAGAAAAAGGCTATCTGGAGAGCCAGTCGAGCCATATTTGCTCAGAGTGAAGCGAAAAGATGGAAGTTACCGAATACTAAAAGCCTTTGGAGTCTCGGATATCTGGCAAGGAAAAAGATTCGGAATTGTAGCATTTGCAGACGTTACACAACTTGAAGAAGAGAGAAAGAGAAACGAAGAGCTTTCAAGAATGATCTCGCTCATAAATAGAATTCTTCGCCATGACACGCTGAATGCTCTCACGACCGCTCTTACATACATGGAAATTTACAAAGACACGGGAGAAGAGACGTTCTGCCATAATGTAAGATCACAGATCGAAAGGGCGGTTAATATCGTAAAGAACCTTAAAAACTTTGAAGAAGTCGTTAAATTGGGAGAACTCAAGATAATGAGCGTTAAAAGCGTGGCTGAAGAAGTGGCGAAAGGTTTTGGCATTCCGATCAGCATTGAAGGGGACTGTGAAGTCGTCGCAGATGATGGTCTTAGAGTGATATTCGAGAACATTTTCCAGAATGCGGTTCAGCATGCTGAGACAGAGCGAGTGGAAGTGAAAATAAAGAAGTCTGGAACTTACGCTGAGATCAGAATTGCAGACTTTGGCAAGGGTATTCCAGATGAAGTCAAGCCTCGAATTTTTGAAGAGGGCTTTACCTATGGTGAAAAAGCCTCCACAGGCTTGGGGCTTTACATAGTCAAGAGACTTGTTGAAAGATATTCTGGAGAGATCAAGGTTGAAGATAATAAGCCAAAAGGAACAGTTTTTGTTATAAGGCTAAGGGCGGTTGAAAAATAA
- a CDS encoding tRNA pseudouridine(54/55) synthase Pus10, whose translation MICKRCAERLKIFPAGSESCSFCGGIFEKIDDISEEISKKLDFEFESFQVGIRSEGSFRALQEFFELIGIDYDLKSEIKNELQSKLKSITGKRLSIDPDVLIIFNPEDLSFQINIKPIYIYGRYIKRIRNISQTRWLCGKCKGVGCEICNYTGKRYLYSVEELISTPAIELFDARDAVLHGSGREDVDARMLGNGRPFVLEIIEPKKRRVDLSELERRINEFSKGKVGVKQLSYANSEDVERVKEERFRKVYRAKVVFDREVSKEELERALNELIGEIRQKTPERVLHRRADKLRIRRLYKAEILAHFGKIAVLKFEAEAGLYIKELVSGDSGRTEPSLSKNFKAFVEKLDVIDVLESEK comes from the coding sequence ATGATCTGCAAAAGATGCGCCGAAAGGCTAAAAATTTTTCCAGCAGGAAGCGAAAGCTGTTCATTTTGTGGTGGTATTTTTGAGAAAATCGACGATATCTCAGAGGAGATCTCAAAAAAGCTTGATTTCGAGTTTGAAAGCTTTCAAGTCGGTATAAGGAGTGAAGGTAGCTTTAGAGCTTTGCAGGAATTTTTTGAGCTTATAGGAATTGATTACGACCTCAAATCGGAGATAAAGAATGAACTGCAGTCAAAACTAAAGTCGATAACTGGTAAAAGGCTCTCTATTGATCCTGACGTTCTTATAATTTTCAATCCAGAAGATTTAAGCTTTCAAATAAATATTAAGCCAATATATATTTACGGGAGATATATAAAGAGGATAAGAAACATTTCTCAGACAAGATGGCTTTGTGGAAAATGCAAAGGCGTGGGATGCGAGATCTGCAATTATACAGGCAAAAGATATCTTTATTCCGTTGAAGAATTAATTTCAACTCCCGCAATTGAGCTCTTCGATGCAAGAGATGCGGTTCTTCATGGATCTGGCAGAGAAGACGTGGACGCAAGAATGCTTGGCAATGGAAGACCTTTTGTTCTTGAGATCATCGAACCAAAGAAGAGAAGGGTTGATTTGAGCGAGCTGGAGAGAAGAATAAACGAGTTCTCAAAAGGAAAGGTTGGAGTTAAGCAATTGAGCTATGCAAATTCTGAAGACGTTGAAAGAGTTAAGGAAGAAAGATTTAGGAAAGTCTATAGAGCAAAAGTCGTTTTTGATAGAGAAGTGAGCAAAGAAGAGCTTGAGAGAGCACTTAATGAGCTTATTGGTGAAATAAGGCAAAAAACTCCAGAGAGAGTTCTTCATAGAAGAGCGGACAAACTAAGAATCAGAAGGCTTTATAAGGCTGAAATTTTAGCCCATTTTGGCAAAATTGCAGTTCTAAAATTCGAAGCTGAGGCAGGACTTTATATAAAGGAGCTCGTAAGCGGAGATTCTGGCAGGACTGAGCCAAGCCTGTCAAAGAATTTCAAGGCTTTTGTTGAAAAACTCGACGTGATCGATGTTTTGGAGTCGGAAAAATAA
- a CDS encoding NAD-dependent deacylase — protein MDLIKRAAEDLVNAKYAIAFTGAGISTESGIPDFRGPSGIWTRDPEAERRSYEIFGKFLRSPKEYWDEALRSPFYSILEKAQPNPAHYALAELEEMGLIKAVITQNIDGLHQKAGSKKVLEFHGSISKLRCIYCGCRFPREEFSKDLEDRRIPMCKECGSPLKMDVVYFTEPIPRDVYELSFEEAMKCDLMLVCGTSAVVYPAAELPRVAKRHGAKVIEVNFEETPLTHEGVSDYIIKGKVGEILPKIVEEVKKLRKI, from the coding sequence ATGGATCTGATAAAGAGAGCCGCAGAAGATCTTGTCAATGCTAAATATGCTATTGCATTCACCGGAGCTGGGATATCGACTGAGAGCGGTATTCCTGACTTCAGAGGACCTTCTGGGATCTGGACAAGAGATCCTGAGGCGGAAAGGAGATCCTATGAGATCTTTGGCAAATTTCTGAGAAGCCCAAAGGAATACTGGGATGAAGCTCTCAGATCTCCTTTTTACAGCATTCTCGAAAAAGCCCAGCCAAATCCCGCTCATTACGCCTTGGCTGAACTCGAAGAAATGGGGCTAATTAAGGCTGTGATAACGCAGAATATCGATGGGCTTCACCAGAAGGCAGGAAGCAAAAAAGTTTTAGAATTCCATGGTAGCATTTCAAAGTTGAGATGCATTTACTGTGGTTGTAGATTTCCAAGAGAAGAATTTTCAAAAGATCTCGAAGATAGAAGAATCCCGATGTGCAAAGAATGCGGAAGCCCGCTAAAAATGGACGTCGTTTACTTCACTGAGCCAATTCCAAGAGATGTTTACGAGCTTAGCTTTGAAGAAGCGATGAAATGCGATTTAATGCTCGTCTGCGGAACTTCTGCGGTCGTTTATCCCGCTGCAGAGCTTCCGCGGGTTGCTAAAAGGCATGGAGCAAAGGTTATAGAAGTGAACTTCGAAGAAACACCGCTCACTCACGAAGGTGTTTCGGACTATATCATAAAAGGAAAAGTTGGAGAAATTTTGCCGAAAATCGTTGAAGAGGTGAAAAAACTACGAAAGATTTAA
- a CDS encoding dihydropteroate synthase-like protein, translating to MNVLVVTGKLAESLVRSSSPNTDVYICDIDVAAFITPELLEKAPLEGYDLVLVPGLTADCNWAEFERRKGVKVRLGPLHAYDLREVVNYVDKIEFSHKIPACRLIEGKRAEEAIKAVDELEKDHTFKIGNVKIGGNSRMKIVAEIHRLKLEDLRERIDYYVESGADIVDLGIPIVFESELVSKAIKIAVDHSKVPISVDTFSPKAIEIAVKHGVDMIMSLSSSNTEILDLIEDQAVVVAERDLEKLFRLIELARAKTEKVIADPILDPPLKVAESIERYLEFRKLDKATPLLFGVGNVTELSDADSVGINALLAFIAEEIGCNLLFTTEASPKTTGSVKELKRASYLAKIAKIRSSPPKDAGISMLVLKEKVKYETAEKSKEFLEAKKSDEFIRDPCGDFIIFIADGKIFCKHEKAIIAGKTAKEILDTVLKLGLVSRLDHAGYLGRELMKAEIALRLGKNYIQDRELNFGFL from the coding sequence ATGAATGTGCTTGTTGTTACTGGAAAACTTGCTGAAAGCCTCGTTCGCAGTTCTTCGCCAAATACTGATGTTTACATTTGCGACATAGACGTTGCAGCATTCATAACCCCAGAGCTACTTGAAAAGGCACCACTTGAGGGCTACGATCTTGTTTTAGTTCCTGGACTGACTGCAGACTGCAACTGGGCGGAATTTGAGCGTAGAAAAGGCGTTAAAGTTCGTCTTGGTCCCCTGCATGCATACGATCTGCGAGAGGTGGTGAATTACGTTGATAAAATCGAGTTCTCGCATAAAATTCCCGCCTGCAGACTAATTGAGGGCAAGAGGGCTGAAGAAGCAATCAAGGCGGTTGATGAGCTCGAAAAAGATCATACTTTCAAAATAGGTAATGTGAAGATTGGTGGAAACAGCAGAATGAAGATCGTTGCTGAGATCCACAGGCTGAAACTTGAAGATCTCAGGGAGAGAATTGATTACTACGTTGAAAGTGGTGCAGACATCGTGGATCTCGGAATTCCAATTGTATTTGAGAGTGAACTTGTAAGCAAGGCAATCAAGATTGCAGTGGATCATTCAAAAGTGCCGATAAGCGTTGACACCTTTAGCCCCAAAGCCATTGAGATCGCGGTGAAGCATGGAGTCGACATGATCATGAGTCTTTCGAGCTCCAATACTGAAATACTTGACTTGATTGAAGATCAGGCGGTTGTAGTTGCTGAGAGGGATCTTGAGAAACTCTTTAGACTAATTGAGCTTGCAAGAGCAAAGACTGAAAAGGTGATCGCTGATCCGATACTCGATCCTCCACTTAAGGTTGCAGAGTCTATAGAAAGGTATTTGGAGTTTAGAAAACTCGACAAAGCAACTCCACTGCTCTTTGGTGTTGGCAATGTTACAGAGCTCAGTGATGCGGACAGCGTTGGTATTAACGCTTTGCTTGCCTTCATTGCAGAAGAGATCGGTTGTAATCTGCTCTTCACAACAGAAGCGAGCCCAAAGACTACTGGAAGCGTTAAAGAGCTTAAGAGAGCGAGCTATTTGGCAAAGATTGCAAAAATAAGAAGTTCTCCACCAAAAGACGCTGGAATTTCGATGCTTGTTTTGAAAGAAAAAGTGAAGTATGAGACTGCCGAAAAGTCAAAAGAATTCCTTGAAGCAAAGAAAAGCGATGAGTTCATTCGAGATCCATGCGGGGACTTTATAATCTTCATCGCAGACGGGAAGATCTTTTGCAAGCACGAAAAGGCGATAATTGCTGGAAAAACTGCCAAAGAAATACTCGACACAGTTTTAAAGCTTGGTCTGGTTTCAAGGCTTGACCACGCTGGCTATCTGGGCAGAGAGCTCATGAAGGCTGAAATCGCTTTGAGACTTGGAAAGAACTACATTCAAGATCGTGAGCTGAACTTTGGATTTCTATAG
- a CDS encoding M20/M25/M40 family metallo-hydrolase: MLLKKLVEIQSVSGHEKELKNFVRDFLEEHGYEIFEHELFIVANPKSDLIVATHLDTVSIKSEFRTDGIKAYGTGVADAKASISAMLQAASKGVDFTLAFFCDEEVNGSGSKAFIELWNRGKFAVVMEPTSLKIAKKHLGCIEADLTFKGYPCHASMPESGVNAIHRALNAYQKLSEKFRVSILKIDGGSWEYVIPEHCFMRLDFLLEPGELNEALEELKKVDAELKILESAEGFYSGKVVELLAKAMELSGLKPEFSVMPSWTDAINLAKKFDVVVWGPGELKDCHTNREFVDLIEIELAKNVLLKLNEIYKSL, from the coding sequence GTGTTGCTGAAAAAGCTTGTAGAGATTCAATCGGTTAGCGGACATGAAAAAGAGCTCAAGAACTTTGTGAGGGATTTTCTTGAAGAACACGGTTATGAGATTTTCGAGCACGAGCTTTTCATTGTGGCAAACCCAAAAAGCGATCTGATTGTGGCGACCCATTTGGACACTGTAAGCATTAAATCTGAATTCAGAACTGACGGAATAAAAGCCTATGGGACTGGCGTCGCTGATGCGAAGGCGAGCATTTCCGCAATGCTTCAAGCAGCTTCGAAAGGTGTAGACTTTACGCTTGCATTTTTCTGCGATGAAGAGGTTAACGGAAGCGGCTCAAAGGCTTTTATCGAGCTCTGGAATCGTGGAAAGTTTGCAGTAGTTATGGAACCCACCAGCCTCAAGATAGCGAAAAAACACCTTGGATGCATAGAAGCAGACCTGACTTTCAAGGGCTATCCCTGCCACGCTTCAATGCCAGAAAGCGGTGTTAATGCAATTCATAGGGCTCTCAATGCTTATCAAAAGCTTTCTGAAAAGTTCAGAGTGAGCATTTTGAAAATAGACGGTGGAAGCTGGGAATATGTCATTCCAGAGCATTGCTTCATGAGGCTTGACTTTCTGCTTGAACCCGGAGAACTAAATGAAGCTCTTGAGGAACTAAAAAAAGTTGATGCAGAATTAAAAATTCTCGAGTCTGCAGAGGGTTTTTACAGCGGAAAAGTCGTAGAACTTTTGGCTAAAGCGATGGAGCTTTCTGGTTTAAAGCCAGAATTCAGCGTTATGCCATCATGGACTGATGCCATAAATCTTGCCAAGAAGTTCGATGTCGTTGTCTGGGGACCTGGAGAACTAAAGGATTGTCACACAAACAGAGAGTTCGTCGATTTGATTGAAATCGAGCTGGCTAAAAATGTTCTGCTAAAGCTTAATGAGATTTACAAAAGCCTATAG